Proteins encoded by one window of Corynebacterium amycolatum:
- the cobT gene encoding nicotinate-nucleotide--dimethylbenzimidazole phosphoribosyltransferase, whose protein sequence is MNADYFGPVARPDEETEQAARVRHEQLTKPAGSLGRLEELGIWISACQGECPPRDLDDCRVYVFAGDHGVAQGGVSAYPSEVSIQMLANIEAKGAGVNAIADIAGATVTGVDISLDHDAEGPYRIRRSCGSIDREDAMSEEEVDKAIRTGIAIADAAVDEGADLLIAGDLGIGNTTPAAALIGAVTNSEPVVVVGRGTGIDDEGWKLKVAAVRDAMFRVRRLRNDPVEVLRRISSPDMTVMAAFLAQAAVRRTPVILDGVVVTSAALLADQLAPGARDWWVAGHKSAEPAHALALRHLDKEPLLEYGMRLGEGSGAVAALPLVKSGVSVLRNMATFADAGVSTKD, encoded by the coding sequence ATGAACGCGGATTATTTTGGACCGGTAGCACGCCCTGACGAAGAGACTGAACAAGCCGCCCGCGTGCGCCATGAGCAGTTGACTAAACCCGCAGGCTCACTCGGCCGGTTGGAAGAACTCGGCATTTGGATTTCGGCGTGCCAGGGAGAATGCCCTCCGCGTGACCTAGACGATTGTCGTGTTTATGTCTTCGCTGGTGACCACGGTGTTGCCCAGGGCGGGGTGTCCGCGTACCCGTCCGAGGTGTCTATCCAGATGCTTGCCAACATCGAGGCAAAGGGCGCCGGCGTGAACGCTATCGCTGACATCGCGGGAGCCACAGTTACCGGTGTGGACATTTCCCTCGACCACGATGCCGAAGGGCCATACCGTATCCGTCGCAGCTGCGGTTCTATCGACCGCGAGGATGCGATGAGCGAGGAGGAGGTCGATAAGGCCATCCGCACGGGTATCGCGATTGCCGACGCCGCCGTTGATGAAGGCGCTGACCTGCTCATTGCCGGCGACCTGGGCATCGGAAACACCACTCCAGCCGCAGCGCTGATCGGTGCCGTGACCAACTCCGAACCAGTTGTCGTCGTCGGCCGAGGCACTGGCATTGATGACGAGGGCTGGAAGCTCAAGGTCGCTGCCGTGCGCGATGCCATGTTCCGCGTGCGTCGCCTGCGCAATGACCCGGTTGAGGTGCTCCGTCGTATTTCCTCGCCGGATATGACTGTGATGGCCGCATTCTTGGCTCAGGCAGCGGTGCGTCGCACTCCTGTGATTTTGGACGGAGTGGTTGTCACATCCGCAGCTCTGCTAGCTGACCAGCTCGCGCCGGGCGCGCGCGATTGGTGGGTCGCCGGCCACAAGTCGGCAGAGCCCGCGCACGCGCTTGCCCTTCGACACCTGGATAAGGAACCACTTCTCGAATACGGGATGCGTCTTGGCGAAGGCTCCGGCGCCGTCGCTGCCCTACCGCTGGTCAAGTCCGGCGTATCCGTCCTGCGCAACATGGCTACCTTCGCCGACGCAGGCG
- a CDS encoding bifunctional adenosylcobinamide kinase/adenosylcobinamide-phosphate guanylyltransferase yields MRTLVLGGARSGKSSWAEHELLATAAASTDCASDAAASAVLHYIATARPWPGDSDFHSRVKEHRIRRQAQAQEHGVVWYTVDDVDAVDALASPKRRMLLDDVGTWLTHILDAQGLWEAPRGSVAPWTHSLVDAVRNFPADSDLFIVSPEVGFGVIPEHRSGRLFRDEIGLLNQQLAAVCDRVVLVVAGCPMEVKAAS; encoded by the coding sequence ATGCGCACTCTGGTTCTCGGTGGCGCCCGCTCAGGCAAGTCCTCATGGGCTGAGCACGAGCTGCTGGCCACCGCCGCAGCCTCAACCGACTGTGCCTCAGATGCCGCAGCCTCAGCGGTGTTGCACTACATCGCAACTGCACGGCCCTGGCCCGGTGATAGTGACTTTCACTCCAGGGTCAAGGAGCACCGCATTCGTCGTCAAGCCCAGGCACAAGAGCACGGAGTGGTCTGGTACACGGTTGATGACGTCGATGCGGTGGATGCTCTCGCGTCGCCGAAGCGGCGCATGTTGCTCGACGATGTCGGCACCTGGCTGACGCACATCCTCGACGCGCAGGGGCTGTGGGAGGCGCCGAGGGGCAGCGTCGCGCCGTGGACACACTCGCTTGTCGACGCCGTGCGCAACTTCCCCGCAGATTCCGACCTGTTCATTGTGTCGCCCGAAGTGGGCTTCGGTGTCATTCCCGAGCACCGCTCAGGGCGGCTTTTCCGTGATGAAATTGGCCTTCTCAACCAGCAGCTCGCAGCTGTCTGTGATCGTGTTGTCTTAGTTGTGGCGGGCTGCCCTATGGAAGTCAAGGCGGCGAGCTAG
- a CDS encoding DUF3043 domain-containing protein gives MNLPWKKNDKKSKAADATKADATNAGDVTTDATASSGAKDTASESQQPEKKHSGAFTPKKGRPTPKRNEVERARGIRRGPVEAPLTAKEARQRRKELKASMSKEELKAAKARERAERREQRRIADERMAAGDPRYMLPRDQGAERKFVRDWVDSRRFLANVFLPFALILLLIMMIGTSLPKLANIASLIAMVLIIALIIEGIYIGRRAIKLTRERFPKTTEGAWGLGFYAYSRASQPRRLRTPRPQVNIGDEIK, from the coding sequence GTGAATCTACCGTGGAAAAAGAATGACAAAAAGTCCAAGGCAGCTGACGCAACTAAAGCTGACGCAACCAACGCCGGAGACGTAACCACCGACGCGACCGCATCCAGCGGAGCCAAGGACACCGCTTCGGAGTCTCAGCAGCCCGAGAAGAAGCACAGCGGTGCCTTTACTCCCAAGAAGGGGCGCCCCACCCCGAAGCGCAACGAGGTTGAGCGCGCACGCGGCATCCGCCGTGGCCCGGTCGAGGCACCGCTAACCGCTAAGGAAGCTCGCCAGCGCCGCAAGGAGCTCAAGGCCTCCATGTCCAAGGAAGAGCTCAAGGCCGCCAAGGCACGCGAGCGAGCAGAGCGACGTGAGCAGCGCCGCATTGCCGACGAGCGCATGGCCGCCGGCGATCCGCGCTACATGCTGCCGCGTGACCAGGGCGCTGAGCGCAAGTTTGTCCGCGACTGGGTTGATTCCCGTCGCTTCCTCGCTAACGTGTTCCTCCCGTTCGCGCTGATTCTGCTGCTGATTATGATGATTGGCACTTCCCTGCCAAAGCTGGCCAACATCGCATCTCTCATCGCGATGGTTCTCATCATCGCCCTGATTATCGAAGGTATCTACATCGGCCGCCGTGCCATCAAGCTGACGCGCGAACGCTTCCCGAAGACCACCGAGGGAGCCTGGGGGCTGGGCTTCTACGCTTACTCCCGCGCTTCTCAGCCGCGTCGTCTGCGTACTCCGCGTCCGCAGGTCAACATCGGCGACGAGATCAAGTAG
- a CDS encoding HesB/IscA family protein: MTTAQSTGVTLTEAAAAKAKALLDQEGATDLALRISVAPGGCAGLRYQLYFDDRSLDGDVAEVFGGVKLVVDRQSVPYLSGATIDFADTIEQQGFTIDNPNATGSCACGDSFN; the protein is encoded by the coding sequence ATGACTACTGCTCAGAGCACTGGCGTTACCCTGACCGAAGCTGCGGCTGCCAAGGCAAAGGCACTTCTGGATCAAGAAGGTGCCACCGACCTGGCACTGCGTATTTCCGTGGCTCCGGGCGGCTGCGCCGGCCTGCGCTACCAGCTCTACTTCGATGATCGCAGCCTCGACGGCGATGTCGCCGAGGTTTTCGGTGGTGTCAAGCTGGTTGTTGATCGCCAGTCGGTTCCGTACCTGTCCGGCGCCACTATCGACTTCGCGGACACTATTGAGCAGCAGGGCTTCACCATCGATAACCCGAATGCCACCGGCTCCTGTGCTTGCGGTGACTCCTTCAACTAA
- the asnB gene encoding asparagine synthase (glutamine-hydrolyzing): MCGLLGILTANSDAAELVPVVERALPCMRHRGPDDAGTWHDEDAVFGFNRLSIIDIAHSHQPLQWGPENQPNRYSMTFNGEIYNFVELREQLQKEGYAFNTSGDGEPIVVGFHHWGADVVKHLRGMFGIAIWDSVERKLFLARDPFGIKPLYYATTERGTIFGSEKKSLLEAAPEMGIDAKKLNKRALEHYVDLQYVPEPESLHTEIVRLESGCTAVVTPGGEVKQTRYFKPSFPIQPVAKGAEQDVFDRIARALEDSVEKHMRADVTVGSFLSGGIDSTAIATLAKRHNPNLLTFTTGFEREGFSEVDVAAESAAAIGVEHIVKVVSPEEFAGAIPKIMWYLDDPVADPALVPLYFVAAEARKHVKVVLSGEGADELFGGYTIYKEPLSLKPFDKVPSPLLRGLAKVGEALPEGMRGKSLLQRGTTPLEQRYYGNARSFNFEQLQEVLPWAKKEWDHSDVTAPIYAQSEGWDPVTRMQHLDLFTWLRGDILVKADKITMANSLELRVPFLDRVVFDVAQTLPVDMRVSHGTTKYALRRAMEQIVPEHVLNRRKLGFPVPIRHWLAGDELHGWAEDIIRESQTDEFINKDAVLKMLAEHHPTERDHSRRLWTILAFMVWHGIFIEDRITPDIEQRDYPVEL; the protein is encoded by the coding sequence ATGTGTGGTCTTCTCGGAATCCTGACTGCAAATTCTGACGCAGCGGAGCTCGTTCCCGTTGTCGAAAGGGCCCTGCCCTGCATGCGGCACCGCGGCCCTGACGATGCAGGCACGTGGCACGATGAGGACGCAGTTTTCGGCTTCAACCGCCTATCCATTATTGATATTGCCCACAGCCACCAACCGCTGCAGTGGGGACCGGAGAATCAGCCGAATCGTTACTCCATGACCTTCAACGGCGAAATCTACAATTTCGTCGAACTCCGCGAGCAGCTGCAGAAGGAAGGCTATGCCTTTAATACCTCCGGCGATGGTGAACCCATCGTCGTTGGGTTCCACCACTGGGGAGCGGACGTCGTAAAGCACCTGCGCGGCATGTTCGGCATTGCTATCTGGGACAGCGTCGAACGCAAGCTTTTCCTGGCGCGCGATCCGTTCGGCATTAAGCCGCTCTACTACGCCACCACAGAGCGCGGCACGATTTTCGGTTCTGAGAAGAAGTCCCTGCTCGAAGCTGCGCCGGAGATGGGCATCGATGCGAAGAAGCTGAATAAGCGCGCACTGGAGCACTACGTCGATCTGCAGTATGTGCCGGAACCGGAGTCGCTGCACACCGAAATTGTCCGCTTGGAGTCGGGCTGCACAGCCGTCGTTACGCCTGGCGGCGAAGTTAAGCAGACCCGCTACTTCAAGCCGAGTTTCCCGATTCAGCCAGTAGCTAAGGGCGCTGAGCAGGATGTTTTTGACCGCATTGCCCGCGCACTGGAGGACAGCGTCGAGAAGCATATGCGTGCCGACGTCACGGTGGGCTCGTTCCTGTCGGGCGGTATCGACTCCACGGCGATTGCAACTTTGGCTAAGCGCCACAACCCGAACCTGCTGACGTTTACCACCGGCTTCGAGCGCGAGGGCTTCTCCGAGGTCGATGTGGCTGCGGAGTCCGCCGCTGCCATCGGTGTCGAGCACATCGTGAAGGTCGTCTCGCCGGAGGAGTTCGCCGGTGCGATTCCGAAGATTATGTGGTACCTCGATGACCCGGTAGCTGACCCTGCACTGGTACCGCTGTACTTCGTGGCCGCAGAGGCTCGTAAGCACGTTAAGGTCGTACTGTCCGGTGAGGGCGCAGACGAGCTCTTTGGTGGTTACACCATTTATAAGGAGCCGCTGTCGCTGAAACCGTTCGACAAGGTTCCCTCTCCCCTGCTGCGCGGCCTGGCTAAGGTCGGCGAAGCTCTGCCAGAAGGCATGCGCGGCAAGTCACTGCTGCAGCGAGGCACTACTCCGCTGGAGCAGCGCTACTACGGCAATGCTCGTTCCTTTAACTTCGAGCAGCTGCAGGAAGTCCTGCCATGGGCAAAGAAGGAATGGGACCACAGCGATGTCACGGCACCGATTTACGCGCAGTCTGAAGGCTGGGACCCGGTGACTCGGATGCAGCACTTGGATCTGTTCACCTGGTTGCGTGGCGACATTCTGGTCAAGGCCGACAAAATCACCATGGCCAACTCCCTGGAGCTGCGCGTGCCGTTCCTCGACCGTGTGGTCTTCGACGTTGCACAGACGCTGCCGGTGGACATGCGGGTTTCTCACGGCACCACTAAGTACGCACTGCGTCGCGCCATGGAGCAGATTGTTCCGGAGCACGTTCTCAACCGCCGCAAACTGGGCTTCCCGGTGCCGATTCGCCACTGGCTGGCGGGCGACGAACTGCACGGCTGGGCCGAGGACATCATCCGCGAGTCCCAGACTGATGAGTTCATTAATAAGGACGCCGTGCTCAAGATGCTCGCCGAGCACCACCCAACCGAGCGCGACCACTCTCGCCGCCTCTGGACCATCCTGGCCTTCATGGTCTGGCACGGCATCTTCATCGAAGACCGCATCACTCCGGACATCGAGCAGCGCGACTACCCCGTCGAGCTCTAG
- a CDS encoding cytochrome c oxidase subunit II, with protein sequence MNQRRKFGVARKLGVLGVATGSAALLAGCDVNPPENGFFKLLRFGWPEGVTPEAQSMGNFWVWTWVAAWIIGIIVWGVTLYSMTNFTAKKAEKKGKGEFPRQTAYNVPVELSLTILPILIVMTLFFFTVQTQDEVTALDKDPEVTVDVTGFQWNWKFGYANISADLMGGQEYNGRIEKPADEQFFTEGGHEVPSDEDRAKQKEYPVHGRSKESLDYLHYDEIETLGTTEEVPVLVVPEDTAIQFDLASADVIHSFWVPEFLFKRDVFPHPEANKSNRVFQIEKIDSDKIANRPEDNPSDKVKNAFVGRCAEMCGTYHAMMNFEIRAVPREAFTEYIKFRQENPEATNADALKHIGEPAFAVSTSPFNSGRVDTRDMGDRGANTIDLNATAK encoded by the coding sequence GTGAATCAGCGTAGAAAGTTCGGAGTCGCCCGTAAGCTCGGCGTCCTCGGCGTTGCCACCGGTAGCGCAGCCTTGCTTGCCGGCTGCGATGTTAATCCTCCGGAGAACGGCTTCTTCAAGCTGCTCCGCTTTGGTTGGCCGGAAGGTGTGACCCCGGAAGCACAGTCCATGGGTAACTTCTGGGTTTGGACCTGGGTTGCAGCTTGGATTATCGGCATCATCGTTTGGGGCGTTACCCTTTACTCGATGACAAACTTCACAGCTAAGAAGGCTGAGAAGAAGGGCAAGGGCGAGTTCCCGCGCCAGACTGCATACAACGTTCCGGTTGAGTTGTCTCTGACCATTCTCCCGATTCTGATTGTGATGACTCTGTTCTTCTTCACGGTTCAGACTCAGGACGAGGTCACTGCTCTGGATAAGGATCCAGAGGTCACCGTCGACGTCACCGGTTTCCAGTGGAACTGGAAGTTCGGTTACGCCAACATCTCCGCTGACCTGATGGGCGGCCAGGAGTACAACGGTCGTATTGAGAAGCCGGCTGATGAGCAGTTCTTCACCGAGGGTGGCCACGAGGTTCCGTCCGACGAAGATCGCGCAAAGCAGAAGGAGTACCCGGTTCACGGTCGCTCCAAGGAGAGCCTCGACTACCTGCACTACGACGAGATTGAGACCCTCGGTACCACCGAAGAGGTTCCGGTCCTCGTTGTTCCGGAAGACACTGCAATTCAGTTCGACCTCGCGTCCGCTGACGTGATTCACTCCTTCTGGGTTCCGGAGTTCCTCTTCAAGCGCGACGTGTTCCCGCACCCGGAGGCTAACAAGTCCAACCGTGTCTTCCAGATCGAAAAGATTGACTCGGACAAGATTGCCAACCGACCAGAGGACAACCCGAGCGACAAGGTCAAGAACGCATTCGTTGGCCGTTGTGCCGAGATGTGTGGTACCTACCACGCAATGATGAACTTCGAGATTCGTGCTGTCCCCCGTGAGGCATTCACCGAGTACATCAAGTTCCGCCAGGAGAACCCAGAAGCTACTAACGCTGATGCTCTGAAGCACATCGGTGAGCCGGCATTCGCAGTCTCCACTTCGCCGTTCAACTCCGGTCGTGTCGACACCCGCGACATGGGTGATCGTGGTGCTAACACCATTGACCTGAACGCGACCGCCAAGTAA
- a CDS encoding cytochrome c oxidase subunit 4: MKSAAKLFYGLTVFLGFMAVVYIFGTQYLQDTGNVINESQGRLEWAGATGLVLAALMTLMLGGYFHFTERRSDITPADFEEAEVADGAGTLGFFSASSIWPFVMTMGILLMGYGIAFMAYWLIVLGAVILIVAGTKLNTQYITPPEKH; the protein is encoded by the coding sequence ATGAAGTCTGCAGCAAAGCTCTTCTACGGACTTACCGTGTTCCTGGGGTTCATGGCTGTCGTCTACATCTTCGGCACTCAGTACCTCCAGGACACCGGTAACGTCATCAACGAAAGCCAGGGTCGCCTCGAGTGGGCCGGCGCAACCGGCCTGGTCCTCGCAGCTCTGATGACCCTGATGCTCGGTGGATACTTCCACTTCACTGAGCGCCGTTCCGACATCACCCCGGCCGACTTCGAAGAGGCAGAGGTTGCCGACGGTGCTGGAACCCTCGGTTTCTTCTCCGCTAGCTCGATTTGGCCGTTCGTGATGACCATGGGCATCCTGCTCATGGGCTACGGCATCGCATTCATGGCCTACTGGCTGATTGTTCTTGGCGCGGTAATCCTGATCGTCGCCGGCACCAAGCTCAACACTCAGTACATCACTCCGCCGGAGAAGCACTAG
- a CDS encoding ABC-F family ATP-binding cassette domain-containing protein, whose protein sequence is MSTSHSPTTDLSNNATQLVANGVNFDYEATPVLRDVSLTLSDGDVLGLVGDNGAGKSTLLWLLSGRRRPTSGTVTHIGTRVLGSQELEAPFDSTVQMLIDEALGPSKRRLAELEEAAEAMSLAETPDESEAAEKAYSKVFSDVMAHDDWNAEHNAEIVLDHLGLTGTAPDGAPLVEQLTTEISGGQRARLGLAITLIRKPEILLLDEPTNHLDERGRQLVIDTIQNHPGVVVVATHDRDFLDAVCTVIGDLVPGRPGIGLFRGNYSDYAKHRRHQRELWEHQWRSEEHERNRLEDTIDNGAREVSPGRAMTDNNKMAYDRRGGRVERQIARRVRSAKQRLDELIEEGVERPPALLGFDAPLTAPLPTKRAASGSDEDFHIKMRGVVVPDRIRVGSLTIRPGDKVVITGPNGAGKSTLFKAIMGQVETQAGEVRIGENCRVAMLAQEQDWETPKKSARELYDLAPNARVPLDDFGLLSLEDANRPVGDLSIGQQRRVALALVVANPPEILLLDEPTNHLSVDLIEQVQDAIASAEGTIIVITHDHRMINSLEARHLQVTDGEVVELPKGQKPVEFA, encoded by the coding sequence GCTTTCCGACGGCGATGTCCTCGGATTGGTCGGAGACAACGGAGCCGGCAAATCCACTCTTCTTTGGCTGCTGTCGGGTCGTCGTCGACCCACGAGCGGTACGGTGACTCATATTGGCACGCGTGTGCTCGGCTCTCAGGAGTTAGAAGCGCCTTTCGACTCCACGGTGCAAATGCTTATCGATGAGGCTCTCGGCCCCTCGAAACGTCGTCTAGCGGAGTTGGAAGAGGCAGCTGAGGCGATGTCCTTAGCAGAGACCCCAGATGAGTCTGAGGCGGCAGAGAAAGCGTATTCGAAGGTCTTCTCGGATGTCATGGCTCACGATGACTGGAACGCCGAACATAACGCGGAAATTGTACTCGACCATCTCGGCCTGACCGGCACTGCTCCCGACGGCGCTCCCCTGGTAGAGCAACTAACCACGGAGATTTCCGGCGGGCAGCGGGCGCGGCTGGGGCTCGCGATTACGCTCATTCGAAAGCCAGAGATTTTGCTTCTCGACGAGCCCACCAACCATCTCGATGAACGCGGTCGCCAGCTCGTGATTGACACCATTCAGAACCACCCTGGAGTGGTTGTGGTGGCAACGCATGACCGCGACTTCCTGGATGCCGTTTGTACTGTAATTGGAGACTTGGTGCCGGGGCGCCCTGGTATTGGGCTGTTCCGTGGCAATTACTCCGACTACGCGAAGCACCGTCGCCACCAGCGTGAGCTATGGGAGCACCAGTGGCGCTCCGAGGAGCATGAACGCAATCGGTTGGAAGACACCATCGACAATGGCGCCCGTGAGGTCTCACCGGGCCGAGCAATGACGGACAACAACAAGATGGCTTATGACCGCCGTGGCGGTCGTGTAGAGCGGCAAATCGCGCGCCGCGTGCGTTCGGCTAAGCAGCGACTGGATGAGCTCATTGAGGAAGGTGTGGAGCGTCCGCCGGCTCTGCTGGGCTTTGATGCCCCGCTGACCGCACCCCTACCGACCAAGCGCGCTGCATCGGGAAGCGATGAGGATTTTCACATCAAGATGCGCGGTGTGGTCGTCCCAGATCGAATTCGGGTTGGTTCACTGACTATTCGTCCCGGAGACAAGGTCGTTATCACAGGCCCTAATGGGGCCGGAAAATCTACTTTGTTCAAGGCCATCATGGGGCAAGTTGAGACGCAGGCTGGCGAGGTGCGTATCGGCGAGAACTGTCGAGTAGCCATGCTGGCTCAGGAACAAGACTGGGAAACCCCAAAGAAGTCCGCCCGTGAGTTGTACGACCTTGCTCCCAATGCCCGCGTGCCTCTCGACGACTTTGGGTTGCTTAGCCTCGAGGACGCCAATCGACCTGTAGGTGACCTGTCCATCGGACAGCAGCGTCGAGTGGCATTGGCGCTCGTTGTGGCCAATCCACCAGAGATTTTGCTTCTCGACGAACCTACTAACCATCTGAGTGTGGATCTAATCGAGCAGGTCCAGGACGCTATTGCATCTGCTGAAGGCACAATTATTGTAATTACCCACGATCATCGCATGATCAACTCGCTCGAGGCGCGTCATTTGCAGGTGACCGACGGCGAAGTCGTCGAGTTACCTAAGGGGCAAAAACCTGTCGAGTTCGCTTAA